From one Synechocystis sp. PCC 6803 substr. PCC-P genomic stretch:
- a CDS encoding DUF2808 domain-containing protein produces the protein MTRPISLGLGKIAGLAIASGLVLTQSYGSFGPEMSIAEAGELPGGVRFFSRPPQLVDSVTTFNAVSIPAAKYYFTISLPEQAGEPLDRVVFQQQPNPDPINFYPEQTFAFLGDRHNRGFQVALESVDWDRDTGKITVTFAQTISPGETVTIGLKPWKNPDVPGVYQFRVFALPPGENSQAMDLGVARFQFYRGGTW, from the coding sequence ATGACTAGACCAATTTCCCTGGGCTTAGGAAAAATAGCGGGACTGGCGATCGCCTCTGGGCTAGTTTTAACCCAGTCCTACGGAAGTTTTGGGCCAGAGATGTCCATTGCTGAAGCGGGGGAATTACCGGGGGGAGTGCGTTTTTTTAGTCGTCCTCCCCAGTTGGTGGATAGTGTTACCACCTTCAATGCGGTGTCAATTCCGGCGGCGAAGTATTATTTCACTATTTCTCTGCCGGAACAGGCCGGTGAACCCCTCGACAGAGTTGTTTTTCAACAGCAACCTAACCCAGACCCAATTAATTTTTACCCGGAACAAACCTTTGCTTTTCTTGGCGATCGCCACAATCGGGGGTTCCAAGTTGCTCTGGAGTCGGTGGATTGGGACAGAGATACGGGAAAAATCACTGTAACTTTTGCCCAAACCATTTCCCCTGGGGAAACTGTCACCATTGGGCTAAAGCCCTGGAAGAATCCCGATGTGCCTGGAGTCTACCAATTTCGAGTTTTTGCCTTACCACCGGGGGAAAATTCCCAAGCCATGGATTTGGGGGTAGCCAGGTTTCAATTTTATCGGGGTGGAACCTGGTAA
- a CDS encoding ABC transporter permease has translation MRNPLRWLQNDDFAYVVQRLIEGLITLLLASLLSFAIVQLAPGSYLDTLQQNPKISPETLQQLKVQFGLDQPWYVQYWRWLTQVVTRFNFGESFVYNRSVASLLIERIPATLLLAITSIILTWAIAIPLGIVGAVQQNTFIDRSLRVISYIGQGFPSFITALLLLFLAQSVSPLLPVGDMTSIDFAEFSWPHKVWDVAWHMILPTLALSITSFAGLQRLMRGQLLDVLRQDYIQTARAKGLPENRVIYVHALRNAINPLITILGFEFASLLSGAFIAEFFFNWPGLGRLILQAVTAQDLYLVMGSLMMGATLLIVGNLLADLLLKFTDPRIQLADLK, from the coding sequence ATGCGCAATCCCCTCCGTTGGCTCCAAAATGACGACTTTGCCTATGTTGTCCAGCGGTTGATAGAAGGGCTGATTACCTTATTGCTAGCATCCCTATTAAGCTTTGCCATTGTTCAGCTAGCCCCCGGCAGTTATCTCGACACCCTCCAGCAAAATCCGAAAATTTCCCCAGAAACCCTGCAACAGCTAAAAGTTCAATTTGGCTTGGATCAACCTTGGTATGTGCAATATTGGCGCTGGCTCACCCAAGTGGTGACCCGTTTCAATTTTGGTGAAAGCTTTGTCTATAACCGTTCCGTTGCTTCCCTACTAATAGAACGGATTCCCGCCACCCTACTACTAGCCATAACATCTATCATTCTCACCTGGGCGATCGCCATTCCCTTGGGCATTGTGGGGGCCGTACAGCAAAACACATTCATAGACCGGAGTTTGCGGGTAATCAGCTACATCGGCCAAGGATTTCCTAGTTTTATCACTGCCCTACTTTTATTATTTCTTGCCCAATCCGTTTCACCCCTGTTGCCGGTGGGGGACATGACCAGCATTGATTTTGCCGAATTTTCTTGGCCCCATAAGGTTTGGGACGTGGCTTGGCACATGATTTTACCTACCCTCGCTTTGAGCATCACCAGTTTTGCTGGATTACAAAGGTTGATGCGAGGCCAATTGCTTGATGTGTTGCGCCAGGACTACATTCAAACTGCCAGGGCTAAGGGTTTGCCCGAAAATCGGGTCATTTACGTCCATGCCCTCCGTAATGCCATCAACCCTCTGATCACCATTCTGGGCTTTGAATTTGCTAGCTTACTCAGTGGCGCTTTTATCGCCGAATTTTTCTTTAATTGGCCCGGTTTAGGTCGTCTAATTCTCCAAGCAGTCACCGCCCAGGATCTGTATCTAGTGATGGGCAGTTTAATGATGGGGGCAACTCTCCTCATCGTTGGTAATCTTCTGGCGGACTTACTGCTGAAATTTACCGATCCCCGTATTCAGTTGGCGGATCTGAAATAG